In one Heteronotia binoei isolate CCM8104 ecotype False Entrance Well chromosome 1, APGP_CSIRO_Hbin_v1, whole genome shotgun sequence genomic region, the following are encoded:
- the LOC132586355 gene encoding mpv17-like protein 2 produces MLGRATHLIAALARFYKPFFGGRYLIITNTLSAGFLLGTADIIRQSMERRQKPTKNWDTARTTHMFITGCTVGPLLHYWYFWIDKITPGKKTKKIKVVIIKVVIDQTFAPFFACWYFMEMGLFQGQSVTESWNEFRRKFWEYYLAELSLWPAAQMINFFFLPSAYRVLFVNVVTLGWNVYLSYLKHRNEGE; encoded by the coding sequence atgcTTGGCCGTGCTACACATCTTATTGCTGCACTAGCACGCTTTTACAAACCTTTCTTTGGAGGTCGCTATCTTATCATCACCAATACACTGAGCGCTGGTTTTTTACTTGGAACTGCAGATATCATTCGGCAATCTATGGAGAGAAGGCAAAAGCCCACAAAAAACTGGGATACTGCCCGCACAACTCACATGTTTATTACAGGATGCACTGTGGGCCCACTGCTACATTATTGGTATTTCTGGATAGATAAAATAACTCCAGGGAAAAAAACTAAAAAGATTAAAGTTGTGATTATAAAGGTAGTAATTGACCAGACCTTTGCTCCATTCTTTGCATGCTGGTATTTCATGGAAATGGGACTGTTTCAAGGTCAAAGTGTGACAGAGAGCTGGAATGAATTTAGACGGAAATTCTGGGAATATTATTTGGCAGAACTCTCTTTGTGGCCAGCAGCTCAGATGATCAACTTCTTTTTTCTCCCTTCCGCATATCGAGTGTTATTTGTGAATGTAGTAACACTGGGATGGAATGTCTACCTTTCATACCTCAAACACAGAAATGAAGGAGAATAA